GAGGGCCCCAGGTACGGCCAGCGCGCTGCTCGGGTGAAAGTGTTAGTGTCGCTGCGTGTCCGTGGACACCCTCACCTGCCTGCTCCCCAAAGATCAGTGCTTGTCAAAGACACGCTCTTGCAAGAATGCCAAACATTGCTTTATGTTGGAAAGTGATCGTTTCTCTAAATGGATTCTGTGGCAGTTTTAAGAGTGGCCACGTCTTCCATATAGAAATGATGCCACGACACACCGAATGCCTTTGGATGAGCCACGTATGCCTGTTGTTTGTGTCGGCCCTTAGCCCCGCTGCTCTTACAGTCTGGTCATTTTTGGAAGAGTGTTCCTGCTCCTTTCCCACGCTGCGTTTACACATTGTGCAGTGGGCGTTATGGCTAAGCTCTGGGGATGTGACACCAGAATTAGCCAAAATCTTAGTTTCCATTTCATGCTGACATTAAGAAAATTAAGCCCTGTTGTCATTGTTATTCTGATGGTGCAGTAATTACGAGTTTGGGTGGGACAGATCACCAAGCCAAGCGTCATTGTTAATTTAAACATGCATTATGTTCCCTCTGCTATGAATATAGACAGCAGTTGTTTCACTCTGTTACAGCTCAGGACCAGAAGACGACTTCGAATCTTGTTTGCGAAACATAAAGTCACAGTATGAAGTGTTTCGAAGTAGTAGTAAGTCTCTAAAGCATTCTGTGTACGTTTCACGTCTCCTTGAGCACATCGAGCAGGTGATAGTTGGGGGTCCCGGCTCTGTTTCGGGGAATTCCCGCCTTTGGTTCCTGTTGCCCCAATGGTCAGTGAGAGTCCTTAATACACAACAGAAGTTGGAGACAGCCGTCTCGGGCCCTTCCTGCAGATTTCTGTGGGGAGTCAGGGCCTCATGTAGTTCTACTCTGACCCCAGCTTCccccagaaagagaaaggagaggtggGAGCTGTAAGTCAGGGTTCCCGAGGGAAAGGCTGCTCTCCATGGTGCAGGGGACACTCCCAGGAAGGGCAGCAGGGGCGTGTCCCTCTTAACACAGACCGCCTTTTCCACTTTGTCCCCCTTTGTAATGGATTATGATGAATAATTCGTAGACTTCATTATATTTGAaaagtttataattatttacatttgCATGTTTGCTGTGCTGCTCAATGGCggaaacacaaaaagaaatgggggGGGGCTGTATGTTATTCTAAACACGCTTACAGATGTAATGGTTTGTCGTTGTTTCTGTGACAATaaaaggcatggaagtgtttggGGAGAGAGATTCCTGCCGAGTAAGTGGTTGTGGTACTGAGTACAGACGACCGATCACATTTAGTCATATTCGGTGTATATTCCAGGACTCTCGTCAGATGCCACCGTTTTGACACCAAATACAGAAAGCAGTTGTGACTTAGTGACCAAAACCAAATCGACGAGTGGAAATGACGACAGCACGTCCTTGGATCTGGAGTGGGAAGATGAGGAAGGTATCTGACACTCACCGTTCACCTGACGTGCAGTTTACTCTGTTAATTTATAGAAATCAACTGctgttttacttttccttttgatttaaattattttttgttggaagtattacctgtctcctttttccctgcttgacctctccccagctgcttcccctcccagCACATGTCCCCGCCCCTTACTggctgtgtcctttggttatgcttatatgcatgcatacaagtcctttggttgatctcttacccctgccttccctccctggcTTGATGgttgcttctgtgtctctggacctattttagttcatcagtttatattgttctttattccacaaatgagtgagatcatgtgatatttatctttctttgactggcttattttgcttagcataatgctcttcagttccatccatgccgttgcaaatggtaagaatcccttctttttttaccgcagcgtagtattccattgtgtagatgtaccacagttttctaatccattcgtctgctgatgggcatttgggctgtttccaaatcgtagctatggtgaattatgctgctatgaacataggggagcatatatcctttctgattggtgtttctggcttcttgggatatagtcctagaagtgggatcacagggtcaaatggcagttccatatttaattttttgagaaaactccatactgttctccacagtggctgcaccagtctgcattcccaccagcagtgcaagagggttcctttttctctgcatcctcgccagcacttgtcgtttgttgatgatagccattctgacaggtgtgaggtggtacctcattgtcattttgatttgcatctcttggatgattagtgattttgagcatattttcatgggTCTCTTGACCTTTTGTATGTCCACTGtcgaagtgtctatttaggtcctttgcccatattttgattggattgtatatcttccttttgttaaattttggagattaaacacttatcagatgtatcattggcaaatatgttctcccatacagtgggctctcttgttgttttgttgatggtttcttttgctgtgcagaagctttttattttgatgtagtcccatttgtgtattttcttcttagtttccattgtcctaggagacgTATCGGTAAAGATactgctacgacatatgtctgatatttgctgcctatggtttcttctaagatttttatggtttcccatcttacgtttaagtcctttatccattttgagtttatttttgtgtatggtttactTTCACttttttgtccaattttccaaacaccatttattgaagagactgtcttgactccatcatatgctcttgcctcctctgtcaaatatcagtggctttgtaatacagcttgatatctggtattgtgactcccccaactttgttcttctttctcaggattgctgcggctattcgggctctttttttattccatataaaattttggagagtttgttctaggtctgtgaaatatgctgttggtatttaatggggattgcattgaatctatagattgctttgggtagtatggacattttaatgatgttgattctaccaatccatgaagacggtatattcttccatttgtttatgtcttcctctatctcttttttcagcgtcctgtaattttctgagtagaggtcttttacctccttagttaagtttattcctaggtatcttaattttttgttgcaatggtaaatgggttttttgattgttttttaagtttctctttctctgagtcCATTATCGGTGTGTACAAACGCCATAGATTTcggggtgttaattttatatcctctactctgccaaatttatttattaaatctagtagttttttgatggaatctttagggttttctatgtacaatatcatgtcatctgtgaatactgacagttttacttcttcttttcctatttggatgcctttatttccTCCTCTTGCCTGATCGCTGTGAATAGGACTTCTAGAACTATGTTGAATAATagtgctgaaagcaggcatccttgtcttgttcctgttcttaggggaaacgcttttaatttttgcccattgagtatgatgttggctgtaggtttgtcatatatggcctttattctgttgaagtatgatccctctattcccactttactgagagtttttatcaaaaaagggtgctgtattttgtggaatgctttttctgcatctattgatatgatcatgtggtttttatctttcaatttgtttatgtgatgtatcacatttattgatttgcgaatattgtaccagccttgcatccctagaataaatcccacttgatcatgatgtatgatctttgtaatattttgctggatctgatttgctaatattttgttgaggattttagcgtcTGTGTTCATTggaaatattggcctgtaattctctttctttgtagtgtctttatctggttttggaattagggtgatgctggcttcataaaaagagcttagaaatgtttcttcctcttgaattttttgaaatagtttgaagagggtaggtgttagttcttctttgaatgtttggtaaaaattCACCTATAAATCCATCCGGTCCAggatttttgtttgctggaagtttttaaattactgcttcaatttctttggttgTTATTGGCGTACTCAGGTTTTATCATGCCTCTtgtttgagttttggaagattgtatgtttctaggaatttatccatttcacccAGATTGtacagtttgttggcatatagttgttcatagtatttgcttgCAATCCTTTTGTATCTCTGCGGTATCCATTTTTATATCACCTCTTTCacctctgattttatttatttgggtcctctctctttgtttcttgatgagtctggctaaaggttcatcaatcttgttatcaatcttgtttatcttttcaaagaaccagttcttggatttgttgatcttttgtactgggtttttgtttgttttgtgtctgtgttatttatttctgctctaatctttattatttccttccttctacttcctcttggcttttcttgctgttgtctttctaattcatttagttttagggttagatagtttattagtcctttttcttgtttctagAGGGATGccagtgctatgaacttccctctcaggactgctttcacggtgtcccataggtttggggtggttgtgtgtttattttcatttttgtccaggaagtttttaatttcttgcttgatctcattggtaacccattaattgcttaataacatgctagttagcctccatgtatttgagtgtttttgaattttttttattgtacttgatttctaacttcatgccattgtgatctgagaagatgcttggttttatatcagtcttcttgaatttgtataaacttgttttgtgccctaacgtggtctgtctttgagaatgttccatgtgcacttgagaagaatgtatattctgttgttttggggtgaaatgttctgtaaatgtcagttAGAGCCATCTGacctagtgtgtcatttaaggtctctgtttccttgttacttttttgtctgaaagatctatccagtgaagtcaatggtgtattaaagtcccctactatgactattgctgtcagtctctcccttaaGGTCCATCAAGAGTTCTTTAATGTCCTTTGGTGCTCCTGTGTTGGGTGCATGTATGTATACAAGGGTTCtattttcttgttgaatcattccctttagtattatatagtgaccttctttgtctcttgttatggcctttgttttgaagtctgtttGGTCTGATAAGAGTATTGCTGCTActccagctttatttttctttccatttgcttggaatatatttttccatcccttcattttgtCTCTGTATATCTTTTGTTCTGAAATGGGTATCATAGACAGCatgtatatgggtcatgttttcttatccattcagtcatcCTATGACTTTTGAtcagagcatttaatccatttacatgtaagtttattattgataggtatttattgccatttttgttttctttatgcctatgatcctctctctccttttcttcttcttaaagcagtccctttaacgttttttgcattgctggtttggtggtaatgtactcctttaaccttttttgtctggaaagctttttattttgccttcagttttaaatgatagcctcaCTGGATACAGTACTCTTGGATttaggcccttgcttttcattacttggagtacttcatgccactcccttctggcctggagTGTTTCCattgagaagtcagctgtcaTTCTAATGGGAATTCCTTTGTAGGTGattttctgcctttctctcttgctgcctttaagtttctttcattttttttaacacttgccattttaattacgatgttgtctaggtgtgggcctctttgggttcatcttgattgggacactctgtgcctcctgaatgtGTGTGACAGTTgggcaagttttctgtcactatttctttaAACGGGTTATCTGTTCCTTGCTCACCTTCTTTCCCTTCTGATATTCCTGTAATGCGAGTGTTGTTGTTACATtccatgttgtcccagagctctcttaagctatcttcctgctttttaattcttttttctatttgctgctctaattgggtatttatttctatcctgtcttatctttaaaatcactgattcggtcctctgcttcatccagttCTACTTTTAAgtccttccagtgtgttcttcatGTCAGATATATCATTTAGCTTTTCTGTCTGATCCCTGTTAATGGCCTCTGTTTCCCTTCTCATGTGTTGTAATTTGCACTAAGTTCCTTAAGCACCTTTATGAtcattgctttgaactctatgtctgataggttgcttgcctccaccTCACTTAgttcttttctggagagtccttcttttctctcatttaggagctgtttctttgtctccccattttatgTCTCTGTATTTGCTTCTGTGTATCAGATAGGATGCTATCCCTCCCCGTCTTAGTGGGATGGCCTCATGTAGAAAGTGTCTTGAGGggtccagtggtgcagtctctttgttcccctgagctggatgctctaggaatgccCCTTGTGTGCTTTGTTTGGGCTCCCCTGTTGTAACTGGGACTTGATTGTTGGTGTCCCAGGTGTGggaggacccccccccacccccgacttgTGAGGTTCAACCCCAATGTCATCGTGCCAGCTGTCCAGTGGCTGGGGCTCCTTACCCCAGAGGCTGGCTCTGCCTTGAATCTCCACCTTGACGGACATGGTTCTGGCTGTACTTCCTCCCCCACAGCTGCTCCCACAGGTGTCAGCTGCAGGTGCTTGGGGTCCTGCTGACTTTTGCCTCCTAGGCGTTAATTTttcgtttctttttcttttttgttaatcctcacccggggatatttttccattgatttttttttttagagagaatgaaagacagaaatgtcgatgtaagagaaacacattgattggttgcctcctgcatgcaccctgaccggggcccaggcccagggaggagcctgcaaccaaggtacatgcctttaacTGGAACCTAACTcaggacccttccatccacaggctgacgctctatccactgagccaaaccggctagggcttaaatgttaatttttcaaTCTAAGGGTTTTGTAATCTAGCCCATTGAGCCTCAGTCCAGAAGAGTGGCTGCCCCCTTGTGGGCAACCTAAAGCCAGCAGTTAGTGACCTTGGTTCATGATCAGGGCAGTTTGTAGTTCTGGTATAAAAGCTGTGACACGACTCGAATTTGATTTTAGCTGCATGTCTTCCTGGCTGTGGTGCTTTAGGCAGATTTCTCAATCTCTCCAAGCTGCAGTTTGTTTACCTAAAAGGGAGTAATAAACCTACTTTAAAGAGTGACATTCCCTGATTTGTCCTCACTGCCTGGCCCATAATAGGCAGTtggtaaatatttgaaaaaaaaatgaaggcattcatgttgtgaagattaaatacaATTTCTATAAAAGACCCAGTACAGGGTGTTATAAATAGTAAGTACTCAAAATTATAGCTAaaatgtggatttaaaaaaaaaaaaaaaaaaaaaaaagactgttctACTGCATAAAGCccaagttttcattttcattttaagaaataaataatccAAACAGAAGAACCAATTATAGAACATAggactttaagaaaaataataatcattacaTTCTTCATAGGGTTTTGGGAAGGAATGGACCTTAGATATCCTCCCatagaagtcttttttttttattaataaagaaacagaTATGTCAGCGCTCGAATAATTTTACCAAGAATTGCTTTAACTTTGCTCTTCTTCTGAGCTAAGTACTGTTTCCCTATTCCTGTACTGAGGTTATTGCATATTTGAATTCCAGTCAGCAgactttaagtttatttttattttagcatctAGTTCAATTTGACCCAAAGCCTTTcagttattttaatttctgttcTGTCATCCATGCTGTATGCTAATCAGATTTGTAGGTAACATGTCTTTGGAGGTCGTTATTCAGGTCATTAACTGGATTATCATCACGTAGAATCATGAACCGCGAGGTCAGGGCAGAGCCCACTAGGAGCCCAATATGCAGTCCAGCTTCCTTTGGCCCAGTCATTCCATCGAATGCAAACCCTCAGAGCGATGTTTGCAGCAGCTCATGTTTATGTCTTGTCTATAGAAATGACTTGCTCTGCTATGTTGAGTCTTGGTGATTTTTCATGAGTGACAGACAACATTGATACGTATTTAAATGTTCTTCTCTTACTGTAGGGTTTGATTCGTTAAGgtcagaaaacaaaattattgaCTCTGTTTAGGGAAATTTTCTTATAATCCCTTTTCTAGTCCTAGATGTTAATTCTTTGACTTATGTTGGTCCTACACTTACAAATTTGAATTTGTCTTCCCTCCCTCGCTTCCTTCTACCAATAAAATGACATTGTTTTTCTCCCAAGGATATGGGACTTTCCATTTACTGGCCAGTTTCTTTCTGTTCAGAATGAGGTGCAGTCCCTGGCCCGCCTCTGCTGGGTTGTGTGGCAGAGCCGGGAGCCCGCTTGGAGCCCTGACACAggccccttctccttcctgccaGGTTCCCAGCtgtgagcagagcaggagagccgtgCGTAATACACGTCAACATTCACGGGAACTAGGCAGTGCTGGGCCAGGATGTTGTCATTACTCTTGGAGCCCCGTTCCCTCCGGGAAAGGAAGTTATCACCCAGGAGGAGAGGATTGGCAGGTGCACGGGTTTGTCCGTGTATGACTGACAGCCATTAGGTCCTCCGTTCCTTCTGTGTGATTTATGGCTCCTCAGACATTTCATCTCCTTAGGTGGGCGCGTTGCGTCCCAGCTGCCCTTGGGTGAGTGAGTGCATTTCTCTGAGGCGCGCTCCAGGGTGAGACGCATGACCCGTGAGAGGCCTCCATGGTGCTGGCTCTGTAACTCACAAATAGGGTCTGATTGTTAGATACAAACTAGACGTTACCCTGGGAGGTCttttcatgtggcgttttcacctCCGCTGAGATGTTGAACACCTTGGCCCCCTCCAGGCATGAACCGGATGCTCCCAGTGCGCGAGCGCTCTCGGACGGAGGAGGACATCCTGCGGGCGGCGCTCAGGGGCGGCCGGAGGCCCGGGAGCCACGCCGCGTCCGCCTCCGACGACTCCAATGGGCTGGAGTGGGAGAGCGACTTCGTGAGCGCCGACGTGGACGACAACGGCAACTCCGAGTTCTCTGGCTTCGTGAACCCCGTGCTAGACCTGTCGGAGCCCGGCGGGCAGCCAGTGGGCGGAGAGCCACAGACGCGAGGGGGTCAGATCTTGTGACCCGGCTTGGCAGGTGGGACCCAGTGCAACCCCAGCGAGAATGTGTAAATCATGCTGAGCCTTGGCACCGGAGGTGGGAGCCGTGTACAAGCTGTCGGAAAGGACCGGAGATGGGCTGGATCTGAACTCTTCAGAACAAGTGCAATTTCAGCATCTGCCTTCGTTTTCAAAACAAGTTCATGGTTCTGTCA
The sequence above is a segment of the Myotis daubentonii chromosome 5, mMyoDau2.1, whole genome shotgun sequence genome. Coding sequences within it:
- the AP1AR gene encoding AP-1 complex-associated regulatory protein isoform X5 — protein: MRLRPGLQRARGRRAAAMGNCCWAQCFGRLRREAGRLPRGGGSKYFRTCSRGEHLTIEFENLVESDEGESPGSSHRPLTEEEIIDLRERHYDSIAEKQRDLDMKIQKEERPGAVPGCRPASASGAEGPSSGPEDDFESCLRNIKSQYEVFRSSRLSSDATVLTPNTESSCDLVTKTKSTSGNDDSTSLDLEWEDEEGMNRMLPVRERSRTEEDILRAALRGGRRPGSHAASASDDSNGLEWESDFVSADVDDNGNSEFSGFVNPVLDLSEPGGQPVGGEPQTRGGQIL
- the AP1AR gene encoding AP-1 complex-associated regulatory protein isoform X1, with product MRLRPGLQRARGRRAAAMGNCCWAQCFGRLRREAGRLPRGGGSKYFRTCSRGEHLTIEFENLVESDEGESPGSSHRPLTEEEIIDLRERHYDSIAEKQRDLDMKIQKELALQEEKLRLEEEAVYAAQREAARAAKQRKLLEQERPGAVPGCRPASASGAEGPSSGPEDDFESCLRNIKSQYEVFRSSRLSSDATVLTPNTESSCDLVTKTKSTSGNDDSTSLDLEWEDEEGMNRMLPVRERSRTEEDILRAALRGGRRPGSHAASASDDSNGLEWESDFVSADVDDNGNSEFSGFVNPVLDLSEPGGQPVGGEPQTRGGQIL
- the AP1AR gene encoding AP-1 complex-associated regulatory protein isoform X3, which translates into the protein MTGASPPSSPSCVPEWKPGTGRRGASLRSKYFRTCSRGEHLTIEFENLVESDEGESPGSSHRPLTEEEIIDLRERHYDSIAEKQRDLDMKIQKELALQEEKLRLEEEAVYAAQREAARAAKQRKLLEQERPGAVPGCRPASASGAEGPSSGPEDDFESCLRNIKSQYEVFRSSRLSSDATVLTPNTESSCDLVTKTKSTSGNDDSTSLDLEWEDEEGMNRMLPVRERSRTEEDILRAALRGGRRPGSHAASASDDSNGLEWESDFVSADVDDNGNSEFSGFVNPVLDLSEPGGQPVGGEPQTRGGQIL
- the AP1AR gene encoding AP-1 complex-associated regulatory protein isoform X2, whose protein sequence is MRLRPGLQRARGRRAAAMGNCCWAQCFGRLRREAGRLPRGGGSKYFRTCSRGEHLTIEFENLVESDEGESPGSSHRPLTEEEIIDLRERHYDSIAEKQRDLDMKIQKELALQEEKLRLEEEAVYAAQREAARAAKQRKLLEERPGAVPGCRPASASGAEGPSSGPEDDFESCLRNIKSQYEVFRSSRLSSDATVLTPNTESSCDLVTKTKSTSGNDDSTSLDLEWEDEEGMNRMLPVRERSRTEEDILRAALRGGRRPGSHAASASDDSNGLEWESDFVSADVDDNGNSEFSGFVNPVLDLSEPGGQPVGGEPQTRGGQIL
- the AP1AR gene encoding AP-1 complex-associated regulatory protein isoform X4, giving the protein MRLRPGLQRARGRRAAAMGNCCWAQCFGRLRREAGRLPRGGGSKYFRTCSRGEHLTIEFENLVESDEGESPGSSHRPLTEEEIIDLRERHYDSIAEKQRDLDMKIQKEQERPGAVPGCRPASASGAEGPSSGPEDDFESCLRNIKSQYEVFRSSRLSSDATVLTPNTESSCDLVTKTKSTSGNDDSTSLDLEWEDEEGMNRMLPVRERSRTEEDILRAALRGGRRPGSHAASASDDSNGLEWESDFVSADVDDNGNSEFSGFVNPVLDLSEPGGQPVGGEPQTRGGQIL